From the Macaca thibetana thibetana isolate TM-01 chromosome 12, ASM2454274v1, whole genome shotgun sequence genome, one window contains:
- the CTDSP1 gene encoding carboxy-terminal domain RNA polymerase II polypeptide A small phosphatase 1 isoform X3 — MDSSAVITQISKEEARGPLRGKGDQKSAASQKPRSRGILHSLFCCVCRDDGEALPAHSGAPLLVEENGAIPKQTPVQYLLPAAKAQDSDKICVVIDLDETLVHSSFKPVNNADFIIPVEIDGVVHQVYVLKRPHVDEFLQRMGELFECVLFTASLAKYADPVADLLDKWGAFRARLFRESCVFHRGNYVKDLSRLGRDLRRVLILDNSPASYVFHPDNAVPVASWFDNMSDTELHDLLPFFEQLSRVDDVYSVLRQPRPGS; from the exons ATGGACAGCTCGGCCGTCATTACTCAGATCAGCAAGGAGGAGGCTCGGGGCCCGCTGCGGGGCAAAG GTGACCAGAAGTCAGCAGCTTCCCAGAAGCCCCGAAGCCGGGGCATCCTCCACTCACTCTTCTGCTGTGTCTGCCGGGATGATGGGGAGGCTCTGCCCGCCCACAGCGGGGCGCCCCTGCTTGTGGAGGAGAATGGCGCCATCCCCAAG CAGACCCCAGTCCAATACCTGCTCCCTGCGGCCAAGGCCCAGGACTCAGACAAGATCTGCGTGGTCATCGACCTGGACGAGACCCTGGTGCACAGCTCCTTCAAG CCAGTGAACAACGCGGACTTCATCATCCCTGTGGAGATTGATGGGGTGGTCCACCAG GTCTACGTGTTGAAGCGGCCTCATGTGGATGAGTTCCTGCAGCGAATGGGCGAGCTCTTTGAATGTGTGCTATTCACCGCCAGCCTCGCCAAG TATGCAGACCCAGTAGCTGACCTGCTGGACAAATGGGGGGCCTTCCGGGCCCGGCTGTTTCGAGAGTCCTGCGTCTTCCACCGGGGGAATTATGTGAAGGACCTGAGCCGGTTGGGCCGAGACCTGCGGCGGGTGCTCATCCTGGACAACTCGCCGGCCTCCTATGTCTTCCATCCGGACAATGCC GTACCAGTGGCCTCGTGGTTTGACAACATGAGTGACACAGAGCTCCACGACCTCCTCCCCTTCTTCGAGCAACTCAGCCGCGTGGACGACGTGTACTCAGTGCTCAGGCAGCCACGGCCAGGGAGCTAG
- the CTDSP1 gene encoding carboxy-terminal domain RNA polymerase II polypeptide A small phosphatase 1 isoform X1 yields MPGHTCRILQASMHRAPNLGLPTSGDQKSAASQKPRSRGILHSLFCCVCRDDGEALPAHSGAPLLVEENGAIPKQTPVQYLLPAAKAQDSDKICVVIDLDETLVHSSFKPVNNADFIIPVEIDGVVHQVYVLKRPHVDEFLQRMGELFECVLFTASLAKYADPVADLLDKWGAFRARLFRESCVFHRGNYVKDLSRLGRDLRRVLILDNSPASYVFHPDNAVPVASWFDNMSDTELHDLLPFFEQLSRVDDVYSVLRQPRPGS; encoded by the exons ATGCCTGGGCACACATGCAGGATTCTGCAGGCCAGTATGCACCGAGCCCCCAACTTGGGCCTCCCTACTTCAGGTGACCAGAAGTCAGCAGCTTCCCAGAAGCCCCGAAGCCGGGGCATCCTCCACTCACTCTTCTGCTGTGTCTGCCGGGATGATGGGGAGGCTCTGCCCGCCCACAGCGGGGCGCCCCTGCTTGTGGAGGAGAATGGCGCCATCCCCAAG CAGACCCCAGTCCAATACCTGCTCCCTGCGGCCAAGGCCCAGGACTCAGACAAGATCTGCGTGGTCATCGACCTGGACGAGACCCTGGTGCACAGCTCCTTCAAG CCAGTGAACAACGCGGACTTCATCATCCCTGTGGAGATTGATGGGGTGGTCCACCAG GTCTACGTGTTGAAGCGGCCTCATGTGGATGAGTTCCTGCAGCGAATGGGCGAGCTCTTTGAATGTGTGCTATTCACCGCCAGCCTCGCCAAG TATGCAGACCCAGTAGCTGACCTGCTGGACAAATGGGGGGCCTTCCGGGCCCGGCTGTTTCGAGAGTCCTGCGTCTTCCACCGGGGGAATTATGTGAAGGACCTGAGCCGGTTGGGCCGAGACCTGCGGCGGGTGCTCATCCTGGACAACTCGCCGGCCTCCTATGTCTTCCATCCGGACAATGCC GTACCAGTGGCCTCGTGGTTTGACAACATGAGTGACACAGAGCTCCACGACCTCCTCCCCTTCTTCGAGCAACTCAGCCGCGTGGACGACGTGTACTCAGTGCTCAGGCAGCCACGGCCAGGGAGCTAG
- the CTDSP1 gene encoding carboxy-terminal domain RNA polymerase II polypeptide A small phosphatase 1 isoform X4 translates to MDSSAVITQISKEEARGPLRGKGDQKSAASQKPRSRGILHSLFCCVCRDDGEALPAHSGAPLLVEENGAIPKTPVQYLLPAAKAQDSDKICVVIDLDETLVHSSFKPVNNADFIIPVEIDGVVHQVYVLKRPHVDEFLQRMGELFECVLFTASLAKYADPVADLLDKWGAFRARLFRESCVFHRGNYVKDLSRLGRDLRRVLILDNSPASYVFHPDNAVPVASWFDNMSDTELHDLLPFFEQLSRVDDVYSVLRQPRPGS, encoded by the exons ATGGACAGCTCGGCCGTCATTACTCAGATCAGCAAGGAGGAGGCTCGGGGCCCGCTGCGGGGCAAAG GTGACCAGAAGTCAGCAGCTTCCCAGAAGCCCCGAAGCCGGGGCATCCTCCACTCACTCTTCTGCTGTGTCTGCCGGGATGATGGGGAGGCTCTGCCCGCCCACAGCGGGGCGCCCCTGCTTGTGGAGGAGAATGGCGCCATCCCCAAG ACCCCAGTCCAATACCTGCTCCCTGCGGCCAAGGCCCAGGACTCAGACAAGATCTGCGTGGTCATCGACCTGGACGAGACCCTGGTGCACAGCTCCTTCAAG CCAGTGAACAACGCGGACTTCATCATCCCTGTGGAGATTGATGGGGTGGTCCACCAG GTCTACGTGTTGAAGCGGCCTCATGTGGATGAGTTCCTGCAGCGAATGGGCGAGCTCTTTGAATGTGTGCTATTCACCGCCAGCCTCGCCAAG TATGCAGACCCAGTAGCTGACCTGCTGGACAAATGGGGGGCCTTCCGGGCCCGGCTGTTTCGAGAGTCCTGCGTCTTCCACCGGGGGAATTATGTGAAGGACCTGAGCCGGTTGGGCCGAGACCTGCGGCGGGTGCTCATCCTGGACAACTCGCCGGCCTCCTATGTCTTCCATCCGGACAATGCC GTACCAGTGGCCTCGTGGTTTGACAACATGAGTGACACAGAGCTCCACGACCTCCTCCCCTTCTTCGAGCAACTCAGCCGCGTGGACGACGTGTACTCAGTGCTCAGGCAGCCACGGCCAGGGAGCTAG
- the CTDSP1 gene encoding carboxy-terminal domain RNA polymerase II polypeptide A small phosphatase 1 isoform X2 has translation MPGHTCRILQASMHRAPNLGLPTSGDQKSAASQKPRSRGILHSLFCCVCRDDGEALPAHSGAPLLVEENGAIPKTPVQYLLPAAKAQDSDKICVVIDLDETLVHSSFKPVNNADFIIPVEIDGVVHQVYVLKRPHVDEFLQRMGELFECVLFTASLAKYADPVADLLDKWGAFRARLFRESCVFHRGNYVKDLSRLGRDLRRVLILDNSPASYVFHPDNAVPVASWFDNMSDTELHDLLPFFEQLSRVDDVYSVLRQPRPGS, from the exons ATGCCTGGGCACACATGCAGGATTCTGCAGGCCAGTATGCACCGAGCCCCCAACTTGGGCCTCCCTACTTCAGGTGACCAGAAGTCAGCAGCTTCCCAGAAGCCCCGAAGCCGGGGCATCCTCCACTCACTCTTCTGCTGTGTCTGCCGGGATGATGGGGAGGCTCTGCCCGCCCACAGCGGGGCGCCCCTGCTTGTGGAGGAGAATGGCGCCATCCCCAAG ACCCCAGTCCAATACCTGCTCCCTGCGGCCAAGGCCCAGGACTCAGACAAGATCTGCGTGGTCATCGACCTGGACGAGACCCTGGTGCACAGCTCCTTCAAG CCAGTGAACAACGCGGACTTCATCATCCCTGTGGAGATTGATGGGGTGGTCCACCAG GTCTACGTGTTGAAGCGGCCTCATGTGGATGAGTTCCTGCAGCGAATGGGCGAGCTCTTTGAATGTGTGCTATTCACCGCCAGCCTCGCCAAG TATGCAGACCCAGTAGCTGACCTGCTGGACAAATGGGGGGCCTTCCGGGCCCGGCTGTTTCGAGAGTCCTGCGTCTTCCACCGGGGGAATTATGTGAAGGACCTGAGCCGGTTGGGCCGAGACCTGCGGCGGGTGCTCATCCTGGACAACTCGCCGGCCTCCTATGTCTTCCATCCGGACAATGCC GTACCAGTGGCCTCGTGGTTTGACAACATGAGTGACACAGAGCTCCACGACCTCCTCCCCTTCTTCGAGCAACTCAGCCGCGTGGACGACGTGTACTCAGTGCTCAGGCAGCCACGGCCAGGGAGCTAG